From a region of the Daphnia magna isolate NIES linkage group LG1, ASM2063170v1.1, whole genome shotgun sequence genome:
- the LOC116929340 gene encoding LOW QUALITY PROTEIN: cuticle protein 19 (The sequence of the model RefSeq protein was modified relative to this genomic sequence to represent the inferred CDS: deleted 1 base in 1 codon), with amino-acid sequence MQIFIFAVLIAVVAANVAYPKPAPAYPAPAYPSPAYPAPAYQKSYDYAPMPYSFAWAVKDDPSYNDYAHQETADDKGYVTGSYRVLLPDGRTQIVNYKADDYTGYVADVKYEGEAKYPEYKPAYKADYKPAYPAPAYPTPAYPAPAYPAPAYPKY; translated from the exons ATGCAG ATTTTCATCTTTGCCGTCTTGATCGCCGTTGTGGCCGCTAATGTGGCCTACCCCAAGCCTGCACCTGCCTATCCTGCCCCAGCTTACCCTTCGCCAGCCTATCCTGCACCGGCCTACCAGAAGAGCTATGATTAC GCTCCCATGCCATACAGCTTCGCCTGGGCTGTAAAGGATGATCCCTCCTACAATGATTATGCCCACCAGGAGACCGCTGATGACAAGGGATACGTTACCGGCTCGTACCGCGTCCTTCTCCCCGATGGCCGCACCCAGATCGTTAACTACAAAGCTGATGACTACACCGGTTACGTCGCTGATGTCAAGTACGAGGGTGAAGCCAAATACCCCGAATACAAACCCGCCTACAAGGCCGACTACAAGCCCGCTTACCCTGCACCAGCTTAT CCTACCCCAGCCTACCCTGCCCCAGCCTACCCTGCCCCAGCTTACCCCAAATATTAG
- the LOC116936600 gene encoding bone morphogenetic protein receptor type-1B: MADILKIYTRYRSCLWILLLTLSVKYANGLTCYCQGHCPYDNFNGTCEARPFSQCFAAVEEVYNPDTGLPEPEYTYGCLPPEEKGLMQCKGHLVPHLVPKSIQCCHESDHCNRLLSPMYEIRSTTPDPNSGFGSDQNVHYLALLVSGTASVIILFVMVVCVYVHYKRKEDKRQVSIIKAPCAPYLGGNSTIKDMVDHSQSSGSGSGLPLLVQRTIAKQLVMGHSIGKGRYGEVWMAKWREEKVAVKVFFTTEEASWFRETDIYQTVLMRHSHILGFIAADIKGTGSWTQMLLITDYHELGSLHDFLQQYAPDGVAAGRLAFTAASGLAHLHTEIFGTRGKPAIAHRDIKSKNILVKRDWTCAIADFGLAVRYISESQEIDIAPNTRVGTRRYMAPEVLDESLNKFAFEAFKAADIYSFGLVLWEIARRCNTASSTISEIITDESQEKLVTYGPDDYQQPYYDCVPSDPSFDDMYNVVCVKKVRPDIQPHWLAEEPLKTLAQVMQECWHQNPAARLTALRVKKSLTRINDESDMYMYTEKYNDKELLPSV, encoded by the exons ATGGCTGACATATTAAAAATATACACAAGATATCGAAGTTGTTTATGGATTCTACTGTTGACCTTAAGTGTCAAATACG CAAATGGACTCACATGTTACTGTCAAGGACATTGTCCTTATGACAATTTCAATGGCACATGTGAAGCTAGACCTTTTAGCCAGTGTTTTGCTGCAGTAGAAGAGGTTTACAATCCAGACACAGGTTTACCAGAACCTGAATACACATATGGCTGTTTGCCACCTGAAGAAAAGGGTCTCATGCAG TGCAAGGGGCACCTTGTTCCACATCTAGTACCCAAATCTATACAATGTTGCCACGAGTCAGATCATTGTAACCGATTGCTGTCACCAATGTACGAAATTCGGAGTACTACTCCGGATCCTAATTCAGGCTTTGGATCTGATCAAAATGTTCACTACTTGGCCTTGCTAGTTTCTGGAACAGCCAGCGTGATCATTCTCTTTGTTATGGTTGTATGTGTTTATGTTCA TTACAAAAGGAAAGAGGATAAGCGACAAGTTTCTATCATTAAAGCCCCTTGTGCACCCTACCTTGGAGGAAATTCAACAATCAAAGATATGGTGGATCACAGCCAAAGTTCTGGATCAGGTTCTGGGTTACCTTTACTG gttcaAAGAACAATTGCAAAGCAACTGGTTATGGGCCATTCTATTGGTAAAGGACGCTACGGTGAAGTGTGGATGGCCAAATGGCGGGAAGAAAAAGTTGCTGTCAAAGTGTTCTTCACGACGGAAGAAGCTTCTTGGTTTAGGGAAACAGACATTTATCAGACTGTACTCATGAGGCATTCACACATTCTCG GTTTTATTGCTGCCGACATTAAAGGAACGGGCTCGTGGACTCAAATGCTTCTTATTACCGACTATCACGAGCTTGGATCTTTGCATGACTTTTTGCAGCAATATGCGCCTGACGGGGTAGCGGCTGGAAGATTAGCTTTTACTGCCGCTAGTGGCCTGGCACATCTGCACACGGAAATTTTCGGCACTAGAGGGAAACCAGCCATTGCCCATCGAGATATCAAGAGTAAGAATATCTTGGTAAAAAGAGATTGGACTTGCGCCATAGCCGATTTTGGCTTGGCTGTCAGATACATCAG TGAGTCCCAAGAAATTGATATTGCACCCAACACACGCGTTGGAACTCGTCGCTATATGGCTCCTGAAGTATTGGATGAAAGCCTTAACAAGTTTGCCTTCGAAGCCTTTAAGGCTGCAGACATATATTCCTTTGGTCTGGTCTTGTGGGAAATCGCTCGACGATGTAATACGGCCTCCAGCACAATCAGCGAAATCATTACAGACGAGAGCCAAGAGAAATTGGTCACCTACGGTCCTGATGACTACCAGCAACCGTATTACGATTGCGTTCCATCTGATCCGTCATTCGACGACATGTACAATGTGGTGTGTGTAAAGAAAGTAAGACCGGATATTCAACCACACTGGCTCGCTGAAGAG CCCCTCAAAACACTAGCTCAAGTAATGCAAGAATGTTGGCACCAGAATCCGGCCGCCCGTTTGACGGCTCTACGCGTTAAAAAATCTCTGACCCGCATTAACGACGAATCTGACATGTATATGTACACCGAAAAATACAACGACAAAGAATTGTTACCATCCGTTTGA
- the LOC116929271 gene encoding cuticle protein 21, translating to MKVIILAALFAAAAANVAYPAPAYPAPAYPAPAYPAPAYPAPAYPAPAYPAPAYPAPAYPAAYQKSPEYAPMPYEFAWAVKDDASYNDYAHQETSDGKGYVTGSYRVLLPDGRMQTVNYKADDYTGYVADVKYTGEAKYPEYKPAYKAAYPAPAYPEPAYSTPAYPAPAYPTPAYPTPAYPTPAYPTPAYPAPAYPAPAYPAPAYPKY from the exons ATGAAG GTCATCATCCTCGCCGCCCTGTTCGCTGCTGCTGCCGCTAACGTTGCTTACCCCGCTCCGGCCTACCCTGCTCCGGCCTACCCTGCTCCGGCCTACCCTGCTCCGGCCTACCCTGCTCCGGCTTACCCTGCTCCGGCTTACCCTGCTCCGGCCTACCCTGCTCCGGCCTACCCTGCTGCTTACCAGAAGAGCCCTGAATAT GCTCCGATGCCATACGAATTCGCCTGGGCCGTGAAGGATGACGCTTCCTACAATGACTACGCCCACCAAGAGACCAGTGATGGTAAGGGTTACGTTACCGGTTCCTACCGCGTCCTTCTCCCAGATGGCCGCATGCAAACTGTCAACTACAAGGCCGATGATTACACCGGTTATGTTGCTGACGTGAAGTACACCGGAGAGGCCAAATACCCTGAATACAAGCCTGCATACAAGGCTGCTTACCCTGCTCCAGCCTACCCCGAACCAGCCTACTCCACACCAGCCTACCCTGCTCCAGCCTACCCCACACCAGCCTACCCTACTCCAGCCTACCCTACTCCAGCCTACCCTACTCCAGCCTACCCTGCTCCAGCCTACCCTGCCCCAGCCTACCCTGCTCCAGCCTACCCCAAATACTAG